A single Drosophila miranda strain MSH22 chromosome XR, D.miranda_PacBio2.1, whole genome shotgun sequence DNA region contains:
- the LOC117186145 gene encoding uncharacterized protein LOC117186145, producing MARFASSDNLSISRFFQGVSERSGLLSIVLYKAPVPARSSQETTQFSNRSRLGNAQNGRHTIRIHLQRSSSHYKSQTLGNLSQNLHVRLEVLSYNQQVVEIRIDV from the exons ATGGCTCGTTTTGCCTCCTCCGACAATCTTTCCATTTCCCGATTTTTTCAGGGCGTCAGTGAGCGGAGCGGCCTTCTCAGCATAGTTCTTTATAAAGCGCCGGTTCCAGCCCGCAGTTCCCAGGAAACTACGCAATTCTCGAACAGATCGCGGCTCGGGAATGCGCAAAatggccgacacacgatccggatccatcttcagcgctcctcctcccactataaatcccag ACGCTCGGCAACCTGTCGCAGAACCTTCACGTGCGTTTGGAAGTTCTCAGCTATAATCagcaagtcgtcgagatacgcatagacgtttga